From a single Brassica rapa cultivar Chiifu-401-42 chromosome A01, CAAS_Brap_v3.01, whole genome shotgun sequence genomic region:
- the LOC103848991 gene encoding GDSL esterase/lipase At3g05180 isoform X1 yields METVFHSLLILLSFVAISHTQPLLAGSFPISPNFAAVFNFGDSNSDTGELTSGLGFRLPPPNGQSFVFKPPSTGRFCDGRLIVDFLMEAIGRPYLRPYLDSVSTQSYLRGCNFAAGGSTIQKANAASFSPFSFAVQVSQFVTFKFKVLQLIQQGNYNNNPQHYINLSGSYRHMFIQLYQHIFFSDKTLENLPSEDHFKNGLYMFDIGQNDIAGAIYGKTVDQAAAVIPTIIKTFQDGINRLYWEGGARNFWIHNTGPIGCLAQMVSIFGKEKSKVDEFGCVIGHNEAAKLFNLQLQGLVRNFTQQYRDANFTYLDIFSIKSDLIQNHSKYGFDQSIMVCCGTGGPPLNYNDQINCGSTGTSNGTTVTSNACNDSSKYVNWDGIHYTEAANRFVSQKILSGTYSQTVSS; encoded by the exons ATGGAAACCGTTTTTCACTCTCTTCTCATATTGTTATCATTTGTAGCCATCTCTCATACTCAGCCTCTTCTGGCCGGTTCTTTTCCAATTTCTCCTAATTTTGCGGCAGTTTTCAACTTCGGAGACTCTAACTCTGACACCGGAGAACTCACCTCTGGTCTTGGTTTCCGTCTCCCACCTCCCAATGGACAATCCTTCGTCTTTAAACCTCCATCTACTGGAAGATTCTGTGATGGACGTCTCATCGTCGATTTTCTAA TGGAAGCAATTGGTCGACCCTACTTGAGACCTTATTTGGATTCAGTTAGCACACAAAGCTACCTGAGAGGCTGCAATTTTGCTGCTGGTGGATCAACGATTCAGAAGGCAAATGCTGCATCATTTAGCCCTTTTAGTTTTGCTGTTCAAGTCTCTCAATTCGTCaccttcaaatttaaagttctTCAATTAATACAACAAGGTAACTATAATAATAATCCTCAACATTATATAAACTTGTCTGGTTCATATAGACATATGTTTATTCAGCTgtaccaacatatttttttttcagataaaaCTCTCGAAAACTTACCGTCGGAAGATCATTTCAAAAATGGATTGTACATGTTTGATATCGGACAAAATGATATAGCCGGTGCAATTTACGGCAAGACAGTAGATCAAGCTGCTGCTGTCATTCCTACAATCATAAAAACATTTCAAGATGGAATAAAT AGACTCTATTGGGAAGGGGGTGCGAGGAACTTTTGGATACACAACACAGGACCAATTGGGTGTTTAGCTCAGATGGTGTCAATATTTGGGAAAGAGAAATCAAAAGTTGATGAGTTTGGTTGTGTCATTGGCCATAACGAAGCTGCTAAGCTCTTCAATTTACAGCTTCAGGGTCTTGTCAGAAATTTTACTCAACAATATCGTGATGCTAATTTCACGTACCTCGATATCTTCTCGATCAAATCCGACCTCATCCAGAATCATTCCAAATATG GTTTTGATCAGTCCATAATGGTATGTTGTGGAACCGGAGGACCGCCACTGAACTACAATGATCAGATTAACTGTGGTTCAACAGGGACATCAAACGGTACGACAGTAACATCCAACGCATGTAATGATAGTTCCAAATATGTTAACTGGGATGGAATTCACTATACCGAAGCTGCAAACCGGTTTGTTTCACAGAAAATTCTGTCCGGTACATATTCCCAGACGGTGTCGTCTTGA
- the LOC103848991 gene encoding GDSL esterase/lipase At3g05180 isoform X2 yields METVFHSLLILLSFVAISHTQPLLAGSFPISPNFAAVFNFGDSNSDTGELTSGLGFRLPPPNGQSFVFKPPSTGRFCDGRLIVDFLMEAIGRPYLRPYLDSVSTQSYLRGCNFAAGGSTIQKANAASFSPFSFAVQVSQFVTFKFKVLQLIQQDKTLENLPSEDHFKNGLYMFDIGQNDIAGAIYGKTVDQAAAVIPTIIKTFQDGINRLYWEGGARNFWIHNTGPIGCLAQMVSIFGKEKSKVDEFGCVIGHNEAAKLFNLQLQGLVRNFTQQYRDANFTYLDIFSIKSDLIQNHSKYGFDQSIMVCCGTGGPPLNYNDQINCGSTGTSNGTTVTSNACNDSSKYVNWDGIHYTEAANRFVSQKILSGTYSQTVSS; encoded by the exons ATGGAAACCGTTTTTCACTCTCTTCTCATATTGTTATCATTTGTAGCCATCTCTCATACTCAGCCTCTTCTGGCCGGTTCTTTTCCAATTTCTCCTAATTTTGCGGCAGTTTTCAACTTCGGAGACTCTAACTCTGACACCGGAGAACTCACCTCTGGTCTTGGTTTCCGTCTCCCACCTCCCAATGGACAATCCTTCGTCTTTAAACCTCCATCTACTGGAAGATTCTGTGATGGACGTCTCATCGTCGATTTTCTAA TGGAAGCAATTGGTCGACCCTACTTGAGACCTTATTTGGATTCAGTTAGCACACAAAGCTACCTGAGAGGCTGCAATTTTGCTGCTGGTGGATCAACGATTCAGAAGGCAAATGCTGCATCATTTAGCCCTTTTAGTTTTGCTGTTCAAGTCTCTCAATTCGTCaccttcaaatttaaagttctTCAATTAATACAACAAG ataaaaCTCTCGAAAACTTACCGTCGGAAGATCATTTCAAAAATGGATTGTACATGTTTGATATCGGACAAAATGATATAGCCGGTGCAATTTACGGCAAGACAGTAGATCAAGCTGCTGCTGTCATTCCTACAATCATAAAAACATTTCAAGATGGAATAAAT AGACTCTATTGGGAAGGGGGTGCGAGGAACTTTTGGATACACAACACAGGACCAATTGGGTGTTTAGCTCAGATGGTGTCAATATTTGGGAAAGAGAAATCAAAAGTTGATGAGTTTGGTTGTGTCATTGGCCATAACGAAGCTGCTAAGCTCTTCAATTTACAGCTTCAGGGTCTTGTCAGAAATTTTACTCAACAATATCGTGATGCTAATTTCACGTACCTCGATATCTTCTCGATCAAATCCGACCTCATCCAGAATCATTCCAAATATG GTTTTGATCAGTCCATAATGGTATGTTGTGGAACCGGAGGACCGCCACTGAACTACAATGATCAGATTAACTGTGGTTCAACAGGGACATCAAACGGTACGACAGTAACATCCAACGCATGTAATGATAGTTCCAAATATGTTAACTGGGATGGAATTCACTATACCGAAGCTGCAAACCGGTTTGTTTCACAGAAAATTCTGTCCGGTACATATTCCCAGACGGTGTCGTCTTGA
- the LOC103848992 gene encoding phosphoglycerate mutase-like protein AT74, with translation MSSDNKLLPKRIILVRHGESEGNLDTSAYTTTPDHKIQLTESGLLQAQEAGARLRSLLSSNPSSPEWRVCFYVSPYDRTRSTLREIGRSFSRRRVIGVREECRIREQDFGNFQVKERMRATKKVRERFGRFFYRFPEGESAADVFDRVSSFLESLWRDIDMNRLHMNPTHELNFVIVSHGLTSRVFLMKWFKWTVEQFEALNNPGNSEIRVMELGQGGDYSLAIHHTEEELERWGLSPEMIADQKWRVNAHKGEWKEDCKWYFGDFFDHMADSDHESETDATEEDKLNLLTNSEDNNEELCNGQCS, from the exons ATGAGTTCAGATAACAAACTACTTCCGAAGCGAATCATCCTCGTACGTCACGGCGAATCCGAAGGAAACCTCGACACGTCGGCATACACAACAACCCCTGATCACAAGATCCAGCTAACAGAATCCGGTTTGCTTCAGGCGCAAGAAGCAGGAGCGCGTCTCCGCTCCCTGCTCTCCTCCAATCCTTCTTCGCCGGAGTGGCGCGTCTGCTTCTACGTCTCCCCTTACGATCGGACGCGTTCTACGCTCCGTGAGATCGGACGGTCGTTCTCGCGCCGCCGCGTGATCGGCGTTCGAGAGGAATGTCGGATCAGGGAGCAGGATTTTGGGAACTTTCAGGTTAAAGAGAGGATGAGAGCGACCAAGAAGGTTAGAGAGAGGTTTGGCCGGTTCTTTTATCGGTTCCCGGAGGGTGAATCCGCCGCCGACGTCTTTGATCGCGTCTCCA GCTTTCTTGAGTCTCTATGGAGAGACATCGACATGAACAGACTTCACATGAACCCGACTCATGAGCTAAACTTTGTGATTGTTTCTCATGGGTTAACATCGCGTGTGTTTCTGATGAAATGGTTCAAGTGGACCGTGGAACAGTTTGAGGCATTAAACAATCCCGGGAACAGCGAGATCAGAGTTATGGAGTTAGGACAAGGCGGTGACTACAGCTTGGCGATTCATCACACGGAGGAAGAGTTAGAGAGATGGGGTTTGTCACCGGAGATGATTGCAGATCAGAAATGGCGGGTTAATGCTCATAAAGGCGAATGGAAAGAAGATTGTAAGTGGTACTTTGGTGATTTCTTTGATCATATGGCTGATTCAGATCATGAATCCGAGACTGATGCTACTGAAGAAGACAAGTTAAATCTACTAACGAACTCGGAAGATAACAATGAGGAGTTATGCAATGGACAATGCAGCTGA
- the LOC103848990 gene encoding acyl carrier protein, chloroplastic, with translation MATTFSASVSMQATSLVTTTRISFQKPVLVSNHGRTNLSFNLSRTRLSISCAAKQETVEKVSEIVKKQLSLKDDQQVVAETKFVDLGADSLDTVEIVMGLEEEFGIQMAEEKAQKIATVEQAAELIEELMQAKK, from the exons ATGGCGACCACTTTCAGCGCTTCAGTCTCCATGCAAGCTACCTCTCTg GTCACAACAACGAGGATTAGTTTCCAAAAGCCAGTTTTGGTTTCCAACCATGGAAGGACTAATCTCTCCTTCAACCTAAGCCGCACTCGCCTTTCAATCTCTTGCGCG GCCAAACAAGAGACAGTAGAGAAAGTATCTGAGATAGTCAAGAAGCAACTCTCACTCAAAGACGATCAACAAGTCGTTGCAGAAACCAAATTTGTCGATCTTGGAGCAGATTCTCTCGACACG GTTGAGATTGTGATGGGTTTAGAGGAAGAGTTTGGGATCCAAATGGCAGAAGAGAAAGCACAGAAGATTGCAACAGTTGAGCAAGCTGCTGAACTCATTGAAGAGCTCATGCAAGCCAAGAAGTAA
- the LOC103848989 gene encoding probable serine/threonine-protein kinase At1g54610 — protein MGCVLGRPGSPGSVVSSRIESNRKEVNNVSVTKTETIQTTSVVVASASTSEEVVKNHKEENGTRERKPRGERRRSSKPDPRRSNPPKNLLGEQVAAGWPPWLSEVCGEALNGWLPRKADSFEKIEKIGSGTYSNVYKARDSLTGSIVALKKVRCDVLERESLRFMAREILILRRLDHPNVIKLEGLVTSRMSNSLYLVFRYMHHDLAGLAASPDITFTEQQVKCYMKQLLSGLEHCHNRGVLHRDIKGSNLLIDDGGVLRIGDFGLATFYDSTKRQRMTNRVVTLWYRAPELLHGVEEYNVGIDLWSAGCILAELLSGRPIMPGRNEVEQLHRIYKLCGSPSEEYWRKIRLPSHQRHAHHKPLPQFKRKVREVFKDFSPQALSLLDTLLAIDPSERQTASDALMSDFFMTKPFPCEPSDLPKYPPSKEIDARKRDEEFRRQREARKVQGESRRRIRLPRERAHPRAMAAPEANAENQSNIDRMRMITHANAKSKSEKFPPPHQDGALGFQVGSSRRLDPSEIPFSSNSFTASYSKEPLQTWSGPLAPIGASDSSSQRRKDVNKERRMAAKLKGKRIVV, from the exons ATGGGTTGTGTATTGGGTCGACCCGGATCGCCAGGATCAGTAGTTAGCTCAAGGATCGAGTCTAATCGAAAGGAAGTAAACAATGTCTCCGTGACTAAAACCGAAACCATACAAACCACTAGTGTAGTTGTTGCTTCTGCTTCTACTAGTGAGGAGGTTGTGAAGAATCACAAGGAAGAGAATGGCACCAGAGAGAGGAAACCTAGAGGCGAAAGAAGAAGGTCTAGTAAGCCTGACCCGAGACGTAGCAACCCACCAAAGAACTTGCTCGGTGAGCAAGTTGCTGCCGGATGGCCACCGTGGCTGTCTGAAGTCTGCGGTGAAGCTCTTAACGGATGGCTTCCAAGAAAAGCTGATTCCTTTGAGAAGATTGAGAAg ATTGGATCAGGAACGTATAGTAATGTGTACAAGGCGAGAGATTCATTAACAGGAAGTATAGTAGCATTAAAGAAAGTGCGGTGCGATGTTTTGGAACGTGAGAGTTTGAGATTCATGGCTAGAGAGATTCTGATCTTGAGGAGATTAGATCATCCCAATGTCATCAAACTAGAAGGTTTGGTTACTTCGAGGATGTCGAATAGTTTATACTTGGTGTTCCGTTACATGCATCACGACCTAGCTGGTCTAGCTGCAAGCCCGGACATAACATTCACCGAGCAACAG GTTAAATGCTACATGAAGCAACTCCTCTCGGGGCTCGAACACTGCCACAACAGAGGAGTTCTCCACCGTGATATCAAAGGATCAAACCTCCTTATAGACGACGGAGGAGTTCTTAGGATAGGCGACTTCGGTCTCGCGACGTTTTACGATTCCACTAAAAGGCAAAGGATGACGAACCGGGTTGTTACATTATGGTACAGAGCACCTGAGCTTCTTCACGGTGTCGAAGAGTATAACGTAGGCATTGATCTGTGGAGTGCAGGCTGCATTTTAGCCGAGTTGTTATCAGGTAGACCGATCATGCCGGGTCGCAACGAGGTGGAGCAGTTGCATAGGATATATAAGCTGTGCGGGTCGCCTTCTGAAGAGTATTGGAGGAAGATTAGGCTTCCTTCTCATCAGAGGCATGCTCATCACAAGCCTTTGCCTCAGTTCAAAAGAAAAGTGAGAGAGGTTTTTAAAGACTTCTCTCCTCAGGCGCTTTCTTTGCTTGATACTCTTCTGGCTATTGATCCTTCTGAGCGTCAGACAGCTTCAGATGCGTTGATGAGTGAT TTCTTCATGACAAAGCCATTTCCATGTGAACCTTCTGATCTACCTAAGTATCCTCCAAGTAAAGAGATTGATGCCAGGAAACGAGATGAAGAGTTTAGGAG ACAAAGGGAAGCACGTAAGGTTCAAGGAGAGAGCAGAAGAAGAATCAGACTACCTCGAGAACGAGCTCATCCAAGAGCAATGGCTGCTCCTGAAGCCAATGCCGAGAATCAATCCAACATTGAT aGGATGCGTATGATCACGCATGCGAATGCTAAGAGCAAGAGCGAGAAGTTTCCTCCACCGCATCAAGACGGGGCGCTTGGTTTTCAAGTGGGATCTTCACGGAGACTTGATCCATCAGAGATACCTTTTAGCTCAAACTCGTTCACTGCTTCTTACTCCAAAGAGCCGCTTCAGACTTGGTCAGGCCCTTTGGCTCCCATTGGAGCGTCTGACTCAAGTTCACAGAGGAGAAAGGATGTTAACAAGGAGAGAAGAATGGCTGCTAAGCTTAAAGGGAAAAGAATCGTTGTTTAa
- the LOC117127175 gene encoding uncharacterized protein LOC117127175, with protein MLDLAGLWSDLCSKTCLPPSGITSGSLAPWILWSIWKERNKFVFEGSSASAEETLTKAIRLAREWSLNKQQKEPVKKIIRVPTPSPPLGASTIRSDAAWNMRGTNAGLGLFLLSPAGTRSSSLSAVFVSSTLMAEGLALLEAVKMAKEEGLSSVCFESDSLQLVKEVRSGSFSPDLYGMFLISSLLLMIWNSFLLPGSLAIKMFRLTLWQSML; from the coding sequence ATGCTAGATTTGGCGGGTTTGTGGTCTGATCTGTGCTCTAAAACTTGCTTACCTCCATCGGGAATCACCTCGGGTTCTCTAGCTCCATGGATCCTGTGGAGCATTTGGAAGGAACGCAACAAGTTTGTGTTTGAAGGGAGCTCTGCCTCAGCGGAGGAAACCTTAACTAAAGCAATACGACTAGCCAGAGAATGGAGTTTAAACAAGCAGCAGAAGGAACCTGTTAAAAAGATTATCCGAGTTCCTACTCCCTCCCCTCCCTTGGGTGCGAGTACAATAAGGTCTGACGCTGCTTGGAATATGAGAGGAACAAATGCTGGTTTGGGCTTGTTCTTGTTGTCACCTGCAGGTACGAGATCTTCTAGTTTGAGTGCAGTTTTTGTGAGCTCGACTCTAATGGCGGAAGGGCTCGCTCTCCTCGAGGCGGTGAAAATGGCGAAGGAAGAAGGATTGAGTTCAGTTTGCTTTGAGTCTGATTCTCTGCAACTAGTGAAGGAAGTCCGATCGGGGAGTTTCTCTCCGGATCTCTATGGAATGTTTCTGATATCCTCTCTCTTGTTGATGATTTGGAATTCGTTTCTTTTGCCTGGATCCCTCGCGATCAAAATGTTCAGGCTGACATTATGGCAAAGCATGCTTTAG